A genome region from Coriobacteriia bacterium includes the following:
- a CDS encoding transposase, whose translation VERSFADAKELHGLRYCRMRGIERVSEQCLLTAAAQNIKKLAFALT comes from the coding sequence CGGTCGAGCGCTCCTTCGCAGATGCCAAGGAGCTCCACGGACTCAGATACTGCAGGATGCGGGGGATCGAGCGGGTCTCAGAGCAGTGCCTGCTGACCGCAGCGGCCCAGAACATCAAGAAGTTGGCTTTCGCGCTCACCTGA